The DNA region CAGACTCATATAAATTGTTGCCCCATGCACCCCATCTGCATCAGTGGAATTGGAACTTTCTCTTAAGTTAAAAATCTAAAGTACGCCTGCATACAGCACAGTTCATTAAACGGGAAACGCATGAACCTCGTCCAGATCAGATTTGGGAACACGCTAAGCGGTCAAATTTATCAGGCGCGCCAGGCGCAGCGCGAATTTCAAAAAAGACTATCTGCCCAGCCCTGCGATGTTCAGATAGAGACACGCACAAAAAAACCCGATGCGGACTTGAAGTTGCCCTATTGGCCGAACATGATGCGTGCGAGCCTGTTGAATCTCATAATCTTCATCGCCGTTTTTGGACTCTATCCCGAATACCATCCCACCGTACACCTGACGAAATCCGTCATCAAGGTTCAAACAGTAAATATTCCCGAAACCAGTCAACAAAAGCGCCCGCCACCGCCACCGCGCCCTCAAGTGCCCCTGGCAGTTGAAGGTGAAGAGGTCCCCGAGGATGTGACAATTGAATCAACCGAACTGGACCTCGACAAAATATTTATCCCCAATTTAGCGAGCACAGCGGGTACAGACTTAGACGAACCGCTCGACTATATGGAGATCGACTACAAACCACATCCAAGCCGAATCGTCACGCCTGAATATCCCGCCGAAGCCAGAAAAAAACGCATCGAAGGCAAAGTCACCGTCAAAGTACTGGTTGATAAGGTAGGCAATGTAGAAGATGTCCAGTTTATTCACGGCCCAGAAATGTTCAGGAAAGCGGCATTG from Gemmatimonadota bacterium includes:
- a CDS encoding TonB family protein, translated to MNLVQIRFGNTLSGQIYQARQAQREFQKRLSAQPCDVQIETRTKKPDADLKLPYWPNMMRASLLNLIIFIAVFGLYPEYHPTVHLTKSVIKVQTVNIPETSQQKRPPPPPRPQVPLAVEGEEVPEDVTIESTELDLDKIFIPNLASTAGTDLDEPLDYMEIDYKPHPSRIVTPEYPAEARKKRIEGKVTVKVLVDKVGNVEDVQFIHGPEMFRKAALAAAWQFRFRPGKHQGERRKVWMIMPIEFSLD